The region GGGAATACTTGTTGCTGACTCAAAACCTCAGGGAGCTCAGGTTTTAGAAAATAAAGAGCTTATAGGAGTTACTCCACTTGAAGAGAAGATAGATGTTGGAGAACACCATATAATATTCAAACTTGGTGCTGTTGGAACATCAAGGGTTGTGAATATAGAGTATGGAAAACCAACTAAAATTTTTGTTAATCTTGAGAAAGCTGTAATACATTTCAATGGGATTCCCCAGGACGCTGTTTTTTATATAGATGGGAAAAAGATTGGAAGCTTCCCAAAAACTGTTGAGCTTGATGAAGGCCTTCACAGGATAACTATTGAAAAAGGTGTTTACAGAGACTCTTTCACCTTAAAAGTCAAGAAAGGTGATGAGTTCAATGTCAGATATGTTCTTGAGGATGTTCAGCTTCCACCAATTCAGGCTTATGGTCCTATATCTTTCACTCCTGACAGAAAGTATCTTGTAACAATGGGTAAAGCGGGTATCTACTTCTGGGATATAAAGAAATTCAAGCCCCAGATATCCCTTTATGATCCTAAGGATGTAAGAAACTTTGATAAGTTTATAAATTTCGGAATATCTGAGAATGGAGAGTTTGTCGCAGGTATAAAACCTATAAGAAAGCTCGCCTATGCTTTAAAGGATAAAACTAAAAAATATGACAAGATACTTGTCTGGGATATGAAAACAACATTTCCCGTTTTATCAAAACTTTATCCGATGGAAAGTATAGCTGTATTTATAGGAAATGATAAACTCTACTTTATAACCAAAGATGGATATATAAAGATAGCTGATTTCAAAACTGGAGAGATAAAAGAAGAGATCAGCATCGGTGATAAACCAACTGTAGCAAAGTATGATAAAGGGATAATATTTATAGGAACAGAATCAGGAAAGATTGTTCAGTTTGATACGGCACAGAGATCCAAAACTGAGAAAAGGATACATCAGGGTAAGGTAAACAGCCTTGAGATTTCCTTTGACAGAAAGTTTATAGTAACAGCATCATCAGATGGAAAAGTTGCTATTCTTGATAAGGATCTAAACAACCAGAAGATATTTGAGTTTGGCTCTGAGATCTTATCCGCAAACATATCTCCTGAGAACAAAAAAATCGCCGTTGGGAAACCTGACAGAACTGTTGATGTTATTGATATAAACAGCGGAGAAACTCTATACAGTATAGATGGATTAAAAGCTCCTGTTATATCTCTCGCTTTCTCAAATGAAGATATACTTATAACAGCTTCGTCTATAAAAACTCCCCGTGTAAATATCTGGAAAAACGGACACCTTCTGAGAAAATGGATACAGACTGTTGAATAAAAGGGCTCTCGCCCTTCTTTTTTATTTCCCGGATTTAGGATATATTAATTTGTCTGAAAATTTTTTTAGGAGCTGATTTTATGTGCGGAGTTTTTGGCGTTTTTAATAACTCACTTGCGTCACATATGACATTTTTAGGACTTCACGCCCTTCAACACAGAGGTCAGGAGTCTGCAGGTATAGCCGTTTCAGATGGTTATGATATAAACCTTAGAACTGGTGAAGGACTTGTTACAAAAGCCCTTAAGGAAAAGGATCTTCAGGAGCTGAAGGGAGATATAGCTATAGGTCATGTAAGATACTCAACAGCTGGTGGTTCAAATCCAAAAAATATTCAGCCTTTCTTTGCCCATTTCTACGGCGGTTCTTTTGCGATCGCACACAACGGTAACCTTGTTAATGCAGAACAGATAAGGGAAGATCTTGAGAAAAACGGCGCTATTTTCAGATCAACGTCAGATACAGAGGTTTTTATACACCTGATAGCAAAGGCTAAAGAACCACCACCTTCACATATAATGCTCCATGAGAATGACAGGGATTTCCTTCCACTCATATTCTCCGCTATGAATAAGGTCAAAGGTGCTTACTCACTTCTTATACTCAGGGAAAAACAGCTTATAGCTGTAAGGGATCCTTACGGTTTCAGACCTCTTGTTCTTGGTAAAAACAGATCAGGCAGTTATTTTATAGCATCTGAAACATGTGCCCTTGATATTGTTGATGCTGAATACCTGAGGGATATAAAACCCGGTGAGGTTTTTGTTATAGATGATTCAGGGATGAGATCCTACTTTCCACTTGATCATGCCGACAATCCGAGAAAATGCATATTTGAGTTTGTATACTTTGCAAGGCCTGACAGTATGATATTTCAGGACTGGGTTTATGAGATAAGAAAGGAGATGGGAAGAACCCTTGCAAGGGAGTTTAAGGTTGATGCCGATTATGTTGTTCCTGTCCTTGATTCAGGCCTTTTAGCAGCGAAAGGGTACTCTGAGGAGAGCGGTATTCCCCTTGAGATAGGACTTATAAGAAACCATTATGTTGGTAGAAGTTTTATACAGCCAAAACAGGAGATAAGAGATCTTAGCGTTAAATTAAAATTGAACCCTGTCAGACAGGTTGTTGAGGGAAAAAGGCTGGTTGTTATTGATGACTCTCTTGTAAGGGGAACAACAAGTAAAAAGATAGTGAATATGCTGAGAAAGGCGGGGGCTAAGGAGATACATTTCTTATTAAGCTCACCACCTGTTATAAGCCCGTGCTATTACGGTATAGACACACCAACAAAAGAGGAGCTTATAGCTGCTAATATGAGTATAGAACAGATAAGGGATTATATCGGTGTTGACAGCCTGTACTATCTATCCCTTGAAGGTATGATAGGAGCTGCAAATAAGTTCAGGCAGAAAGGTTTTTGCACAGCATGTTTTACAGGAAACTACCCTGTGTTCTGAGGCTGATATGCCAAATTTAGATAAGATCCATAACAAAATAAGAAAAGAGGGTCTGGATTCCTTTTTCTTTACAGGATCTGCTGATATTTTTTATATGACATACTTCAGTTCAACAAACGCTTTTGTTTTACTAACAGATAGAGACAGATTCTTTATCACAGACGGAAGATACTACGAAGCCGCAAAAGAAAAGCTAAAAGACTGGAATGTTATTCTTCTAGGGGAGAATGATAAAAAACATATAGATCACCTGAAAGAGATACTTAAAGATTTAGGTGGAAAAAAGATAGGATTTCAGGAGGATAAGGTAACAGTATCATTCTTCAAAAAACTTACAGAGGATAGGGATTTCAGATCAGCATTTGTTGGATATGAAGGCTTTTTGAACGATATCAGAATGGTAAAGACGGAAAAAGAGATTGAAATTATAAAGGAGGCTGTTAAAAAAACGGACATAATTTTCTCAAAGATCGTTCAGGAGATAAAGGATCTCAAAACTGAACTTGATGTAAGGAGAAGGATAATAGACCTGATATTCCAGATGAAAGGAACAGGTGAGAGCTTCCCCTCAATAGTTGCTTCCGGAGAACATTCTGCCATTCCCCATTACGAAACCTCTGATCACAGGGTAAAGTGGAACTCTCCTCTACTTATAGATATGGGAATGAGATATAAAGGTTACTGTTCAGATTTTACAAGAACTTTATTTCTTGGGAATGTAGATCCCGAACTTAAAAAAGTGTACGAGATAGTAAAAGAAGCACATCTCTCAGCAGTGGAAAAAGTAAAAGCCGGTCTCCCTGTTAAGGAGATAGATCTGGCTGCAAGAGATGTTATACAGAAATCTGGCTACGGTGATTACTTTATCCATTCTACAGGGCATGGCGTTGGTATTGAGATACACGAAGCCCCGAGAATCTCAAAAAACTCGGAAGAGATAATCCGGGAAAACACTGTGTTTACCATTGAACCCGGTATATACCTACCTGGTAAAGGTGGTGTCAGACTTGAGAATATTGTTGTATGCAGAAAAGATAAGGCAGAGGTACTAACAACAACAGCTCTTGATATCTTACTTGTCCAGTAACTTTTCCAGAAGGATTTCCAGTCTATCAACCACTCTTACAAGCTTATCAGTTATGTCCTTAATACTGTCAAGACCTTCTTTATCATCGTTGATTAAATTAAGATAAAGATCAATCGCGTCTTTGAGTATCTGGGTTTCTGACTTACCTGTAAGTTCTTTGATCTGTTCAAGTTTTTTAAGTGTGTCTTTTTCAAACACGTAGGTTTTCTTTTTCTTCAAAATATTTCTCCTTTCATCTCAAAATATAGATAAAAGATTCACAAAATTATGACATCCCTCATATTTATTAATAGATACATTCTGTATTTTTACAGAAAAATGGAGAGAAAAGATGATATCCCTTTCGTATCTTACACACTACATAGAGCCTATAATAGATAAATACAAAGAGGACATCTTAAAGGATAAAAACCTTTCAGAATTCTTTGAATCAGACCAGGAAATTGAAGATGTTGCCGATAAAATAAAACACTTTTTAGAAGAGGCTTTTAAAAAAGAGGATGAGGATGAGATAAAGGAGCTATTCTTTGCCCTCGGCTACAGTCATGCATCAAAAGATGTTCCCTTTGTAAATGTTGTTTCAGGACTGAATTATATAAAAAATGAGATATACAAAAAGATATTTGAGGATGATCAGTACAAACTCCTTGTTCCTTTTTTAAATACATTTTTTGATATCGGGATAAATTACTTTTCAAAAGGTTATCTCCACTACAATGTAGAGTCATTTATTAATGAGTATGAGATATTTGATATTTGGAGGTACAAGGATTACAAAAGATACCTTATTGAATGGGCGATAAATATTTCAAAGTATATAGATGGGAAATCAGCGAAGCTGCCTGAGCTAGATCCCGAAAAATGTGATCTGTACAAAGTGTTGAGCAGTTTTGACTTTCAGGTTAAATGTCCGGATAAAGATACCTACGAGCAGATACTGAGAGTTCATAAAGCTGTTCATAATATAGGTAGAAGTGTTGTTTACTACGTAAACTCTAAAAGATATATGGAGGCTTATTTCCTTTATAAGACCTTTCTTGCAGAAGTTTACAGGCTCCTAAACGATATAGACACGGTCAATTTTATGTTTGAGATGAACAAGGAAGATATATTCTTTAAAACAATACTTGAAAAAACCAAAAAGGAAACGCCATATATAACAATAATAAATGTCAGAAATCTAAAGATCATAAATAAATTTTATGGGACAGAAACAGGTGATAAGGTACTTCACTCAGTAACGAGAATTTTACATGAGATGCTTGATTTCTCCCAGAACATCTTTATAAAAGGTTACTCAGGTGATTTTTATATACTGCACAGGTACAGGCTTCAACATCCGTACAACTTTGGAAGATTTCTAAAGAAAAGTCTTGAAAGCATAGTCATAAAAAACAGCATAGATATAAAGTTTAAAGTATCAATAGCTATACTTGAGATAGGAGATATCCTGGACAAGAAAGAGCTCAGAAAGATACTGAACCATGCTATCCAGAAGGCAAAAGAGATACCTGACGAGGTGATATTTTTCAGTAAAAAACAGATCGAAGAACAGTTTTTCTCCGAGATACATACTGTATTTAAGAATGTAACGGTAATTGAAAAGGCTTTCAAAGAGAACAGAATTGATGTTTTCTTCCAACCTATAGTATCCCTCTCAACAGGAAAAGTAAATCACCTTGAAGCATTAGCCAGAATAAACCAGGGCGACAGATTTATACCAGCAGGTGCTTTCATAGACCTTATATACGATATGAATCTTATTCAGGAACTTGATCTTTCAGTTTTAAGAAAGGTTTACGATTACAGAAAATATATACAAAAAATAACTGACACTATCTTCATAAACGTGAGTGCAGCTTCCATATCTTCACCTGAGTTTGTGAAAGAGCTTGTTCAGAAGATAAGCAGAATGAAAAAAGAGGGTATAGAAACCATCATTGAACTCACTGAACAGTCTTTTCTTGAAAATATAGATCTTATTAAATTCCTCAGGAAAGAGCAGAACTTCATTTTTGCTGTTGATGATTTTGGAACAGGTTACTCTTCTGTAAGAACAGTATATGATCTTTCAGAGATAGATGCTATAAGATATCTAAAGATAGACGGTTCACTGATAAAGAATATTGATAAATCTGATAAAGATATAAAACCGGTTGAGACCATTGTTTCATTCGCTAAAACGCTGGGTCTTGAAACAATAGCAGAATTTGTTGAAAATAAAGTTATTGCAGATAAGCTTAAGGATATAAAGGTAGAGTACGGCCAGGGATATTACTTCTATAAACCATCTGAGATCAAAAATTTAATAACGGATCTAACTTAATGGAAAAAAAAGTTAAAGATCTTTGGGAAAAGCTTTCTGATGAGAATGATTTTTTCGCAGCATATCAGGGTGTATTTGCAGACAACTTCGCAAGTCTTATGAAAAGTAACATAAAACTCAAAATACCTGAGACTGCCCTGAAAAAACTGGGTAACGATATTTACAAGACCTTATTTATCGTAAAAAAACAGCCTGAAAAAGAACTTTACCATCTCTCACTGAAAATGTATCAGACAAAGACAGAGATAAAATCTGTCCTTTCTAAGCTTTTTATGATTATGATAAAAGATTTTATTGACCATCTTGTTGAAAAAAGCGATGATATAAATCCTGTTAAAACACTTATATCTCTTATTGATCTGTACATACAGAGTATTGAAAGGGCAAATATGGATTATATCAACTCTCTTGAAAATACAATTGAAAAAATAAAAAAGGAAAAACAGGAGGTTGAGGAGAACGAAATTATTCTATTATTAGAGACCTCACCGGATAGAGTGTCTATAATAGATTACTTTTATGAGGTTCCTGTTATATGCAAAAGTAAGTTAAAATCCATCCACAAAAATGAGGCTGTTTTTAATGTAAAACACTGTATATTTAAGATATTTGAACCTGGACATTACGTTTTTATAAGGATAGGGGATCTATCAAAACCTATAAAAGCCCTCATAAAAGATATAAACTACCAGCATGGGATTCTAACACTTACTGAGTTTTCCTTCTCTGAGATCCCACAGGAAAAAAGAAAATTTGTCAGAGTAAGGGTCAAGGACAAAATACTTATAACATTACAGAAAGGCAGTAAAACGATAGAAGGTTTTATTGATGATATATCCGTTGGTGGGATAGGCGTTTTTACCGTTATGATAGATGATCTTCAGGTAGGAGATAAGCTTCATATATCTTTCATACTGAACAATAAAGATTTTGATGTTATGGGGGAGATAAAATATATAACACAGTTAGAAGATATGTACAGGATAGGAATACAGTTTCTTGACCTTTCTGTAAAACATGAGGATATAATCGGTGAGTTTGTTATGAAAAGACAGTTTGAGATCCTGAAAAAATTAAGAGAATTATGATCTCCTTCAGTTAAGTTTAACCCTGACTGGTATAAAATACCTCAAAAACTAAGGAAATAAAATGGATTTTTATATATCAGGTTTTGAAGCTGATCTTACACTTGAAATAGAAAATGTCAAAAGATTTATGGATGAGTACAGAAGTGTAAATTCGGTGTTAGATCTGAATGAGAACCTGTATGACAGTATACTGCTTGATTTTGGAACAGAGAGATTGAAACTTGCGACCTCTCTTTTAACAACATTACTTACAGATATTGAGAGAAGGGGAGTTAAGGCTGTAAGTGCGGTATTTGATATACTCCAAAGAGAGAAAGAGTTTGATCTGGCTGTTTTTCTTTCAAATAGAATCTTTGAAAAGTACAGAAACAACTCGCTGGAAGAAATTTTAATCAGGACAAAAATATACACAAAAGTACTGAATATTCTCCTGAACAAGAAAGATGTTTACTTTTTCACATATTACCTGTCAGGATATTTAGACGATCTGAATCTACTGCTTAAATATCACAGAGATCTGATTGAGGAGATTTTTATATCGGCAACGTACTTTAACCAGTTTATGTATTCCTACTATGTAACGGTTATCAATGATAATGAGAGAGCTTTAGGTTATTTAATAAAGGATATAGAACTCAGGGATCATCTTTTCAGGAAAGGAATCCTCAGATTTCCAGAAAATAACAACATCTTTCATATTATCAATCTTACAGGACTATTTTTTCAGCTTGAAGACTCTCTGATAAAGCTGATGATAGATCTTGATTTTTATATAAGAAAGATAAGAGACGAGCTTCTGGAACTGAATAAATTCCTGAAGAAAAATCCGGACAAAAGATCTCTATTTTTAAACTACGATATGAAAAGGTATATAAATGAATTTCTCACAAATATTTATATAGCCGGTTATGAGAACTACTATATGGAAATATCAGATATATTCCCAGAACTAACGACAGGTGATAACAGGATTATTATAAAGATGCTTGATCTGTATAAAAAAGATGATCTTTCAGAGGAGAAGATTAAAAGTTTAAAAAAGGAGATGGAGATACTTTTCAATAATATCTCAAAAGATAAAAAGGAAAGGGTTCTATACACCTACTACAACATACTGGCAGATCTTTACTCAGACAACGTTAAGGAGTTAATGTCTCTTAAAAGAGAGATAGAAAAAGAGATCTCAAAACTCCCTATTTTGAAAATTCCTCTTTTCAGGATTTTAAACTTTTCAGGTTACACAGAAGAGGCCTACAACATAGCACAGGAAGTGAAGAGAGAGCTTATTATATCCGGTAGAGAAAACCTTTTGAAGACTGTAGAAAGGTTTATTGAAGAGGAATTCTAAATACGCATTATTCTACCAACAGGCATTATATAGATAGGTTCATAAGCTGTGTTCAGTACTTTTTTAACAACCTCATCATAAAAAGCTCCAATGGATACTGTTCCCAAACCTAATGATGTTGCCTGAAGGTAAATATTCTGTGAAACATGTCCGGCTTCCATATAAACATATCTTACACCTCTACTTCCGTATTTAACTGTAGTTCTCTCAAATTCAGCGGTTATAACAATACTGATTGGTGCATTCAGAATATACTCCTGATAGAGAGCCGATTCGTACAGAAGGTTTCTAACATCTTTTTCCAGAATCGAAATTATGCTGTGTGAGTATGGATCATATCTGTAAACTCCGGAGTTAATTTCTTCAACATCCCCAGCAACAAGGTAAAGTTCAATGGGGTATAAAGCACCTGCAGAGGGAGAAGTTCTAAAACCATCATTTCCTGTAATTCCCTGACCAGCCCAGAGAAGTTGTGAAACATCCTGAAAAGATAGAGGAGACCTTCTGAAAGATCTGTGTGATCTTCTTTTCAGTAATGCCTTTTCTAAAGGCATCCTTCCCGATATTGAAACCTCTGGTAACTTAATCTTTTTCATTTCTTCCTATAATAATACTTACTGTCGGGAATAGGTTTTCTATATACTCAATCTTAAATCCAAAACCTTCAATCTCTTCCTTTAACATACCAGCTGTAATAAAATGGTCTATAGAGTCCGCGAGATATCTGTAAGCTTTAAAATCACCTGTTATCATCCCACCTATGTAGGGAAGAATTTTCTGTATATAAAAATGTGAAAGTCTGTAAAGAAATCCTCCATCTTCCCTGTGTATAAACTCCAGGATAACAAGATACTTCCCATCTTTCAGAACCCTGTGGAACTCAGAAAATGCCTTTTTTCTGTCTTCCATATTCCTTACACCGAAGGCAACGAAAATTATATCTGTACTGTTATCTTTAAGCGGTATTTCCTCTGCTGCTGCATTTATAAAAAATGCATTTTTTGTTGTATTTTTTGCAAACTCAAGCATTCTTATTGCAGGATCAAGACCTACAAATCTTTCTGTTAAAGAGTTCCTGCAGTGTTTTATGATCTCACCTGTTCCGGTGGCAACATCTAAGAATATATTTACTTTCTCATTTCCATTGAGTTCATAAACCTTTTTACAGGCCTTTCTCCTCCACAGTATATCAAGGCCAAAACTGAGGATATGATTAACGATCTCGTATCTGTCCGATATTCTGTTAAAAAGCTGAGATATCTCTTTTCTATCCCCCATAATATTAATAGTTACAGGATTTTATATTTATGACAACTGGATGATCTTCAATTATTATTAAAAGAAAAAACAGAGAGGTTAGGAGATGTTCATCAACTGGAACTGGGATATGATAAGGAAGAAGAGGAAAGACAGTTTTGAGAAGTTCAGAAATTTTTTTATTTTTGATATTGAAACTGTGAAAGATGAGGGGATGTTTGAAAAGGTAGCTGATGAGAAAGAGAGAAAGATTGATCAGGAAGGTGATTTTCTTCCTGTTCCATTTCACAGGATAGTCTCAATCGGAACTATGATAATAAAAGATAAAAGGATAATTAGCTTTGAGACGATATCAACAACTGATGAGATGGAAGCCTTAAGATTTTTCTGGATAAAGTACAGAGAATCTTTTGATTTTATACAGGATAGAGATCCAAACGATGGAAAGGTAAAAAATCATATATCAGTTTTCCCTGTTCTTATATCAATCAATGGGAAAGGTTTTGATATTCCAACAATTATGGTAAGGACATTAAGGTATATTCCTGATTTTGAAGAGGGTCTCAGAAAGTTTGTAAGCATCCATCTTGACAGGTTTGATACATGGGAAAAGGAGTTTCCAAAATATACACACAGATACACAAAGTTTCATATAGATATCCCAGAGGATATATTTGGGAAAAAGATATCATTGAAAAATCTTTGCTATCTCTGTGGTATCCCTGTTAAACAGGAAGGCGACGGTAAAGAAGTTTCCCAGATGTTTAATAACGGTGACCTGAAAAAGATAGGTGCATACTGTTCAGAAGATGTGCTTGCCACAGCAAAACTTTTTTCCTACGTAAACCAGCATCTACTTTACGGTACATACCTCTTTCCAGAGTTTGAGAACTTTGATGGGATTCAGCCTGTTATACATATTGGAAGTTATGATTGACCTTTACGGATATTTTTATTATCTTTATATAACTGAATAACTGTTCACTTATGGAGGAAGATGTGTGTCTCTCAATACCTTCTAAGATAGTTGAGATACTGCCTGATAACTATGCTGTTGTGGATACAATGGGTGTAAAAAGAAAGGTCTCACTTGATCTTATGCCTGAACCCGTTGAGGTGGGAGATTATGTTCTTATCCATGTTGGATACGCGATGACAAAGATGAGTGAAGAGGATGCCCTTGAAAGTCTGAAAGTTTACGAGGAGATAATACAGAAACTTGAGGAGGAAGAGAGCCAGCCATAAATTTAAAGAAAAAACAAGGAGATTACGATGGGAAAAATAATTATTGAAATTCCAGGAAATATAGAAGAGACCATTAAAATCAAAAATGAAAGAGATATTGAGGAAACCTTAGAAAGACTTAAAATGCGAATTAAACGCGTAAAAGCCAAAGAAACCTTAGACAAACTGATCGGCTCATTTGAGATTGAAGAAGATATAGATGAGGAAGATATCTACTCAAGAGGAAGATATGAATAAAAGGTTCTTTATAGATAGTAATATCTTCATAGAAGCTTTGAAGAAAAATCCAGATTATCAGGCAAAAGAATTAATAAGCTATATATACACGGACATATTTAACGATTATTATATAAATGACATTGTTTTCAGTGAAGTTTATTATCATCTGATAATTAAAGGCAAGCTAACAGCAAGGAAAAAAGAGAACGACTTGTGGAAACTCATTAGCAGTATATTATTTTTAAACTCAAATTTTCAAATTATTGAAGAGGCAAGAAATTTAATAAAGAACAAAAAGTTAAAAACAAACGATGCACTAATACTGTCCACTGTAAAAAATTACCAAATTCCCTATTTAATATCTCTAGATAATGATTTTTCAGACTGTATAAAAAATGAAAACATAAAGATTATAAGTAAGCCAGAAGAACTAAAAACGTTAGTAAAGGAAATGTAAGATGCAAAAAGTGGACTACCTGAAGGACTTTAGAGATCCAAAGAGAATAAAAGCTCTTGCAAAACTGATACAAAAAGAGGTAAGAAGACCAGTTAATGTTATGGAAGTGTGTGGTGGACATACCCACACAATAATGAAATACGGACTAAACCAGATACTTCCCCCAGAGATACAGTTTGTCCACGGTCCTGGCTGTCCTGTATGTATAATGCCAAAGGAAAGGATTGATCATGCTGTTGCACTTGTTCAGGATGAGAAAAATATAGTTGCAACACTTGGTGATATGATAAGAGTTCCGGGGTCTAAAAGTTCACTCCAGAAAGAAAGGGCTAAAGGGAAAAAAGTGAGAATGCTTTACGCTCCATTTGATATTCTTAAGATATCGAAGGAGAACCCTGATAAAAATGTTATATACTTTGCGATAGGTTTTGAGACAACAACACCCATGACAGCTGCCTTAATAGAGAGGGTTCTCCAGGAGAAGATAAAAAATATATACTTCCATATAAACCATGTACTTGTTCCACCACCTATAAAGGCGATTATGGATAGTGGTGAGGCAAAAATAGACGCATTTATAGGTCCCGCCCATGTTTCTGTTATAACAGGGGCAAAGATATACCAGGAGATAGTTGATCTTTACAGAACACCTGTTGTTATTGCAGGTTTTGAGCCTGTTGATATTATGGAAAGTGTTCTCTGGATCGTAAGACAGTTTAATGATGGCAGGGTTCAGGTTGAAAATCAGTACAGAAGAGCTGTTACATGGGAGGGAAATATTAAAGCTCAGGAGATGATATACAGATATATGGAACCAAGAGAGACATTCAGATGGAGAGGAATAGGAGATATACCGTATTCGGCACTTAAACTTAAGGATAAGTACTCATTTCTGGATGCCGAAAAGGTATTTGGGGATATTTTACCTGATCAGCCCATAGACGATCACAAACTGTGTATATGCGGTGATATCTTAAAGGGGATTGCAAAACCTTACGACTGCAGGGTTTTTGGAAAATCCTGTACACCACAAAACCCTCTCGGTTCATGTATGGTATCTTCTGAGGGAGCCTGTTCCGCATATTACAGATACGGTAAACTCCAGCTTAAGTAGTAGAAACTCCATCTTTTCCCAATTATATTAAAGATAAATGATACATACGGAGAAAAGATGGATGATCACAGGTTTTACTCCACACCTGTAAAGGATCTTTTAGATTTTTTCAACACAGGACTAAACGGCCTTTCAGATGAAGAAGTAAAGAGAAGAATTGAAAAATACGGACTTAATGAGTTAGAGGAAAAAAAAGAGAGCTCTTTACTGATCTTCTTCAGACAGTTTAACAACCCACTCGTTTATATACTTATAGTTGCTATTACCATCACTTTCTTTATGGGTGATTATATAGATGCAGGGATTATAGCTGGAATAGTTTTTGTTAACGGACTTCTCGGTTTCTTCCAGGAGATAAA is a window of Persephonella marina EX-H1 DNA encoding:
- a CDS encoding PIN domain-containing protein, producing MRKISTQEEDMNKRFFIDSNIFIEALKKNPDYQAKELISYIYTDIFNDYYINDIVFSEVYYHLIIKGKLTARKKENDLWKLISSILFLNSNFQIIEEARNLIKNKKLKTNDALILSTVKNYQIPYLISLDNDFSDCIKNENIKIISKPEELKTLVKEM
- a CDS encoding SagB/ThcOx family dehydrogenase; its protein translation is MKKIKLPEVSISGRMPLEKALLKRRSHRSFRRSPLSFQDVSQLLWAGQGITGNDGFRTSPSAGALYPIELYLVAGDVEEINSGVYRYDPYSHSIISILEKDVRNLLYESALYQEYILNAPISIVITAEFERTTVKYGSRGVRYVYMEAGHVSQNIYLQATSLGLGTVSIGAFYDEVVKKVLNTAYEPIYIMPVGRIMRI
- a CDS encoding ubiquinone/menaquinone biosynthesis methyltransferase, translating into MGDRKEISQLFNRISDRYEIVNHILSFGLDILWRRKACKKVYELNGNEKVNIFLDVATGTGEIIKHCRNSLTERFVGLDPAIRMLEFAKNTTKNAFFINAAAEEIPLKDNSTDIIFVAFGVRNMEDRKKAFSEFHRVLKDGKYLVILEFIHREDGGFLYRLSHFYIQKILPYIGGMITGDFKAYRYLADSIDHFITAGMLKEEIEGFGFKIEYIENLFPTVSIIIGRNEKD
- a CDS encoding polysaccharide biosynthesis protein, with translation MFINWNWDMIRKKRKDSFEKFRNFFIFDIETVKDEGMFEKVADEKERKIDQEGDFLPVPFHRIVSIGTMIIKDKRIISFETISTTDEMEALRFFWIKYRESFDFIQDRDPNDGKVKNHISVFPVLISINGKGFDIPTIMVRTLRYIPDFEEGLRKFVSIHLDRFDTWEKEFPKYTHRYTKFHIDIPEDIFGKKISLKNLCYLCGIPVKQEGDGKEVSQMFNNGDLKKIGAYCSEDVLATAKLFSYVNQHLLYGTYLFPEFENFDGIQPVIHIGSYD
- a CDS encoding HypC/HybG/HupF family hydrogenase formation chaperone → MCLSIPSKIVEILPDNYAVVDTMGVKRKVSLDLMPEPVEVGDYVLIHVGYAMTKMSEEDALESLKVYEEIIQKLEEEESQP
- the hypD gene encoding hydrogenase formation protein HypD, which produces MQKVDYLKDFRDPKRIKALAKLIQKEVRRPVNVMEVCGGHTHTIMKYGLNQILPPEIQFVHGPGCPVCIMPKERIDHAVALVQDEKNIVATLGDMIRVPGSKSSLQKERAKGKKVRMLYAPFDILKISKENPDKNVIYFAIGFETTTPMTAALIERVLQEKIKNIYFHINHVLVPPPIKAIMDSGEAKIDAFIGPAHVSVITGAKIYQEIVDLYRTPVVIAGFEPVDIMESVLWIVRQFNDGRVQVENQYRRAVTWEGNIKAQEMIYRYMEPRETFRWRGIGDIPYSALKLKDKYSFLDAEKVFGDILPDQPIDDHKLCICGDILKGIAKPYDCRVFGKSCTPQNPLGSCMVSSEGACSAYYRYGKLQLK